DNA sequence from the Streptomyces cinnabarinus genome:
CGCCCATCTGACCCAGAAGTGCGGGGAGTTGACCACCCCTGCTGACGGCAGGACCCGCTGGGGGTCCCCCACGATGAGGAGAGTCACCGCATGCGCGTGCTGTTGATGGCCTACGGGTCGCGTGGAGACGTCGAACCGCTGGTGGCGGTCGCTGCGCGGTTGCGGGATCTCGGGGTGGACGTGCGGATGTGTACGCCCCCGGACTTCGCGGAGCTGTTCGACTCCGTCGGCCTCCCGCTGGTGCCGATCGGTGAGCCGGTGCGCCCGTTCGTGAAGGGCGTACTCACCGGGAAGACACAGGCTCCCGCCGAGGGGCTGCCCGCACGCGCGGCCGCGATGACCGCCACGACCTACGAGGCCGTCGTCACGGCCGCCGAGGGATGCGACGTGATCCTGGCGACCGGCCTGCTCCCAGCCGCGGCCGGCGCGAGGACGGCAGCCGAGCACTTGGGCATCCCTTATGTGTTCGTCGCCTGCTTCCCCGCCTACCTGCCCTCGCCGCACCACCCGCCGTTCGAGCGGCCGGGCCGACCGTTCCCGCCCGGCGTGACCGACAACCGAGCGCTGTGGGACCTGGACACCGAGACCATGAACGACCTGTTCGGGACGGGCCTCAACGCCCACCGGGCGACCGTCGGCCTGCCGCCGGTCGCGCGCTTCCGCGACTACGTCCTCACCGACCGCCCCTGGCTGGCCGCCGACCCGGTCCTGAGCCCGTGGCTGGAGCCGGCGGACCTCGACGTGGTGCAGACGGGCGCGTGGTTCCGGGCGGACGACCGCCCGCTGCCGGCCGACGTGGAGGCGTTCCTCCAGGCCGGCGAACCGCCGGTGTACGTCGGCTTCGGCAGCATCCCCATGCGCGACGCGGACGGCGTCGCCCGGGCGGCCGTCGAGGCGGTCCGGGCGCGGGGCCGCCGTGTGCTCCTCTCCCGCGGCTGGGCCGACCTCGCCGTGGCCGACGACCAGGACGACTGCTTCGCCGTCGGCGAGGCCAACCACCACGCCCTGTTCCCGCGTGTCGCCGCCGTCGTCCACCACGGCGGCGCGGGCACCACGACCACGGCCGCCCTCGCCGGGGCGCCCCAGGTGGTCGTACCCCAGATGGCGGACCAACCGTACTGGGCCTGCCGCGTCGCCGGCCTCGGCATCGGCGCGGCACACGACGGCCCGAACCCGACCTACGAGTCCCTCTCGGCCGTGCTCGGCGTCGCCCTGGCTCCCGAGACCCGGGTCCGCGCGGCCGCCGTGGCCGAGACGATCCGCACCGACGGCGCGGCGGTGGCGGCGAAGCTGCTGCTCGACCAGGTCGGCTGAGGAGTACGGATCCACGCGACCCGCACCGGGTGAGCCGTGTCTCACCGCGGTGCCGTTGCTATGCAACGAGGTGCATAGGAAGATCGTGGGCATGGCGCTCGAGCACGCGATCCTCGTTTCCCTGCTGGAGAAGCCGGGGTCCGGCTACGAGCTGGCCCGGCGGTTCGAGCGTTCCATCGGGTACTTCTGGACCGCCACCCACCAGCAGATCTACCGCGTGCTCAAGCGCATGGAGAGTGACGGCTGGATCGACGTCCGGGACGTCGCGCAGTACGGGCGCCCGGACAAGAAGGAGTACTCCGTCGCCGGGCCCGGACGGGCCGCGCTCTCCGCGTGGCTCCACGAGCCGACCGAACCCGAGAGCGTGCGGCACGACCTCGCGGTGAAGGTCCGGGGCGCCGCCTTCGACGATCCGTCCGGCCTCATCAGCGAGGTCGAGCGGCACCGTCAGGCGCACACGGACCGCCTCGCCCACTACCTCGCGGGCGAGACCCGCGACTTCGGGGAGCCACCGGCGGACGGGCCGCTCGACGCCGAACGGGAACTCCAGTACGTCGTGCTGCGCGGCGGCATCGCCTACGAACGCATGATGATCGCCTGGCTCGACGACGTCCTCGCCACACTCGCCCGCTTCGGCACCGATCACCGATCACCGACCACTGATCACTGACCGGCGGCCGAGCCGGCCCCGGGATCCGAACCCTGGACCCGGACCCACCCTCACCCCTCCCAGCCGAAAGGCGGCACTCATGACCGACGCGCTGCTCTTCAACCCGCGGACCTACGACCCCGCGCACTTCGACCCGGAGACCCGCAGGCTGCTGCGCGCCACCGTCGACTGGTTCGAGGAGCGGGGCAAGCGCCAACTGATCGAGGACTACCGGACCCGCGCCTGGCTCGGCGACTTCCTCGCCTTCGCCGCCAAGGAGGGGCTCTTCGCGACCTTCCTCACCCCCGTTTCCGCCGCCGGGGAGGGCGAGGGCGACAAGCGCTGGGACACCGCCCGCATCGCCGCCCTCAACGAGATCCTCGGCTTCTACGGCCTGGACTACTGGTACGCGTGGCAGGTCACGATCCTCGGCCTCGGCCCGGTCTGGCAGAGCGAGAACCCCGCCGCCCGTGCCCGCGCCGCCGAACTGCTCTCCCAGGGCGAGGTGTTCGCCTTCGGTCTGTCCGAGAAGGCCCACGGCGCCGACATCTACTCCACCGACATGCTCCTGGAGCCCGACGGCTCCGGCGGCTTCCGGGCCACCGGCTCCAAGTACTACATCGGCAACGGCAACAAGGCCGGGCTCGTGTCCGTCTTCGGCCGCCGCACCGACGTGGAGGGCCCCGACGGCTACGTCTTCTTCGCCGCGGACAGCCGTCACCCGTCGTACCACCTGGTCAAGAACGTCGTCGACTCCTCGAAGTACGTGAGCGAGTTCCGCCTGGAGGACTACCCGGTCGCCGCGGAGGACGTCCTGCACACCGGCCGCGCCGCCTTCGACGCCGCCCTCAACACCGTCAACGTCGGCAAGTTCAACCTGTGCACCGCCTCGATCGGCATCTGCGAGCACGCGATGTACGAGGCCGTCACCCACGCGCAGAACCGCATCCTGTACGGCCGCCCCGTCACCGCTTTCCCGCATGTGCGGCGCGAGTTGACCGACGCCTACGTCCGGCTCGTCGGCATGAAGCTGTTCAGCGACCGTGCCGTGGACTACTTCCGCACCGCCGGTCCGGAGGACCGCCGCTACCTCCTCTTCAACCCGATGACGAAGATGAAGGTGACCACCGAGGGCGAGAAGGTCATCGACCTGATGTGGGACGTCATCGCCGCCAAGGGCTTCGAGAAGGACAACTACTTCGCCCAGGCCGCCGTCGAGATCCGCGGCCTGCCGAAGCTGGAGGGCACCGTCCACGTCAACCTGGCGCTGATCCTCAAGTTCATGCGCAACCACCTCCTCGACCCGGTCGCCTACGAGCCCGTCCCGGCCCGACTCGACGCGGCCGACGACGACTTCCTCTTCCGGCAGGGCCCGGCCCGCGGCCTCGGCTCCGTGCGCTTCCACGACTGGCGGCCGGCCTTCGACGCGTACGCCCACCTCGCCAACGTCGCCCGGTTCCGCGAACAGGCCGACGCGCTGTGCGAGTTCGTCCGCACCGCCGCTCCCGACGAGAAGCAGAGCCGCGACCTCGACCTGCTCCTCGCCGTCGGGCAGCTCTTCGCGCTCGTCGTCCACGGGCAGCTGGTCCTGGAGCAGGCAGCCCTGACGGGCCTCGACGAGGTCGTGCTCGACGAGCTGTTCGCCGTCCTCGTACGCGACTTCTCCGCGCACGCCGTCGAACTCCACGGCAAGGACTCCGCGACCGAGCAGCAGCAGCTCTGGGCACTCGGCGCGGTCCGGCGCCCGGTCGTCGACGGGGAGCGTTCGGAGCGCGTCTGGCAGCGAGTCGAGGCGCTGTCGGGGGCGTACGAGATGAAGCCCTGAGGTTTCGACCCGGTATCGAGACACCTCGTGGAGGGCGGCTGCCGCCGTACTCCGCGAGGTGTTCGCCGTTGGGCGTTCAGTGAGTGAGTGCCACGAGCAGGAGAGCGATCGCGGGCGGCAGGCCCTGGCCCAGGGCGCCGCGCCACAGGCGCGGGAACGACACGACGAAGATGATCGCGGAGGCGATCAGGAACGCGCAGAGGTAGATGATCAGGGTGCGGCCGACGGTGGTGTCGCCGGTGTGCAGGGCCGTGACTCCGGCGACGAGGCCGAGTCCGATGAGGATGTTGTAGGCGGCAACTCCTGAGCGCCACAAGGTGACTTCGGGTGCGTCGGCGGTCGAGGTCGTGAGGAAGACGCGGACCGCGGGACGGTCGTAGAAGAACCGCTCCAGGGCGCCGACGACGATGTGGGCCAGCGCCGCGAGCAGGGCGAAGACCTGGGCCATGAGATTCACGCCCGGAGTGTCCACCCTGGCCAGGAGCCCGACAAGGGCGCGCGTCCGGTTCCGGTCGCCCTTTGCGCCGCGCGCGGCCGGAGCCCACCTTCAAGTCCCGGTCATGCCCGATGTATTGACGGCTCGTGAAACAAGTCAATAGCTTCAGTATCATCGACTCACTGGCGGCACCGCGATTCCGACAGGAGGGATCCCCCATGGGCCGCTACAGCCGGCTCCGCCGCATCCGGCAGCTGGATCCGCAGCAGGACTTCGAGCAGATCTACCGGTGGATCATCCACTACGAGTTCCCCCGGGACTATCTCCACGGAACGTCGATCGCGTTCCTGCGCGACTACGGTGTCCCGCGCATCTCCCGACTCCTGGACCGCACCCAGGAGTTCGAACGGGCCGGCCAGAAGCGGTACGACGACACGGTGCTGATGACCTACGAGATGGTCCGCGAGGGGATGGACTCGGAGCACGGACGGACAGCGGCCCGCCACCTGAACCGCATACACGGCCGCTACCGGATCCCCAACGAGGACTTCCTCTACGTCCTGGCCACCACGGTCGTGGGGCCGAAGCGGTGGATCGACCGGTTCGGCTGGCGGCGCCTGTGCGCGCAGGAGACCGAGAGCCTGGCGTTGGTGGGCCGCCGGATGGGCGAGATGATGGGCATCTCCGGCGTCCCCGACACCTACGCCGCGTTCGAACGGCTCCACGACGACTACGAGCGCGAGATGTTCGCCTACGACCCCGCCAACCGCCGGGTCGCCGCGGCCACCCTGCGGATCCTGGCCTCCTGGTACCCGGCCCCGGCACGGCGGACGGCGTCCCGGATCGCGCTCGCCGTCCTGGACGAACCGCTGCTGAAGGCGCTCGGCTTCCGTCCGGAGCCGCGCTGGCTGCGGGCCGCCGTCCACCGCGGCTTCCGCACCCGGGCCGCGCTGATCCGCCTGCTGCCCGCGCGGCCGGAGTGGTTACCGCGCAAGCCCAAGGCCCGCACCTACCCCTTCGGCTGGACTCTGGACGACCTGGGTCCGCACTGGGCGCACTCCCGTCCGCCGGACCCGCTCCATGACGAGACCCCGCCGGAAGGGGCCGCCGTGCCGGCGCGGTCCGCCGCCCCCGATGCTCCCCCTCAGGAGTCCCGATGACCGACACCACCCCGGCCACCGCACCACGTGCCGCGACCTTCACCACGTATTCCCCCACGACCGGCAAACCGATCGCCGAACACCCGGTCAACGGCCCGGAAGAGGTCTCCCGCGCCGTGGCACGGGCCCGGACCGTCCAAGCGGGGTGGGTGGCGCTGCCCGCGTCCGAGCGCCGGGAGCATCTGCTGCGCTGGAAGAAGGCCCTCGCCTCCGACCTGGACGCCGTGGCCGGCACCATCGCCGAGGAGACCGGCAAGCCCGCCGGTGACGCCGCGCTGGAGGTCGTACTCACCCTGGAACACCTGGGCTGGGCCGCCCGCAACGCCCAACGCGTGCTGCGGCGGCGCAAGGTGGGCACCGGACTGTTCACCGCCCACCAGCGGGCCTCGCTGGTGCACCGGCCGCTGGGTGTGGTCGGCGTGATCGGCCCCTGGAACTACCCCGTGTACACACCCATGGGCTCCATCGGCTACGCCCTGGCCGCGGGAAACGCCGTGGTCTTCAAGCCGTCCGAGCTGACCCCGGCAACCGGGGTCCGGTTGGCCGAGAGCTTCGACGCCGCCGTACCCGGGCATGCCGGGCTGCTCACCAGCGTCACCGGCGCGGCGTCCACCGGGGACGCCCTGGCACGGTCCGGGGTCGACAAGCTGGCGTTCACCGGGTCGCCGGGGACGGCCCGCAAGGTGATGGCCGTGTGCGCCGAGACCCTGACGCCGTTCCTCGCCGAGTGCGGAGGGAAGGACGCGGTGATCGTCACCGCGGACGCGGACGCGGACCTGGACGCGGCCGCCGACGCCGTCGTGTGGGGCGCGTTGAGCAACGCGGGCCAGACCTGCGCGGGGGTGGAGCGCGTCTACGCGGTGCGAGAGATCCACGCCGCACTGTGCGAACGGGTGGTCGAGCGGGCCGGGGCCGTGCGCCCGGGTGCCGAGGCGGACGCCGCCTACGGCCCGATGACGCTCGCGGGCCAGGCCGAGATCGTCGAACGGCATGTGACCGGCGCGATCTCCGCGGGTGCGCGGGCTCTGCTGGGCGGGCCCGAGTCGGTTCGCGCTCCGTACATAGCGCCGGTCGTGCTGACCGGCGTGCCCGAGGATGCGGCGGCGATGACGGAGGAGACCTTCGGACCGGTCGTGGCGATCAACCCGGTGACCGACGTGGACGAGGCGGTGGAGCGGGCCAACGCCTCGCGCTACGCCCTGGGGGCCGCGGTGTTCTGCCGCGACCGGCGCGCGGGTGCGGCGATCGCGGCGCGGCTGCGCGCGGGGGCGGTGTCGGTGAACTCGGTGCTGGGCTTCGCGGCGGTGCCGGCGCTGCCGTTCGGCGGCTCGCAGGACTCCGGCTTCGGGCGGATCCACGGAGCGGAGGGGCTGCGCGCCTTCACCTCCGTGCAGTCGACGACGGTGCAGCGGTTCACCCCGCCGATCGCGCTGACCTCCTTCGGGGTTCCGGCCGCCACGCGGGAGCGCGCGGTGCGGCTGGCGCGAGCGCTGCACCGGCGCCGCTGACGACGGGAGGTCAGGCGTCCAGCAGCGGGGCCAGGTAGCGGCGGGCGAAGGCCCGGGCCTGGTCCTCGTCCTCCATCTCGATGCAGCTGGCGGGGTTGAGCAGGAAGGACACGGCGACCCGCACCATCAACTCGGCGAGCGGGCGCGGGTCTTCGTCGGGACGGCCCTCGGCCTGCTGCGCGCGGCGCAGATGGGCCGTGAGGTACTCGACGGTGGCGGAGAGCGAGGAGCCGCCCTGCACGGTCAGGTACGGCAGCACCAACTCCGGTTCGAGGCGCAGCAGACCGCCGAAGAGCGGATGGGCGCGGGTGTGGCGCAGGGCGACCACGAAGCCCTCCACGACCCGCTCCTGCATCGTCGGCAGTGCCGCCACCGCCGCGTCCAGCCGCTGGAAGAACCGGCTGAGTTCACGCAGCAGGGTCTCCTCGACGAGCTTGTCCTTGGTCTGGAAGCGCCGGTAGACGGTGACCCGGGAGACACCGGCCCGCTTGGCGACGTCGTCCACGGAGGAGCGGCGCAGCCCCAGCAGGGTGTACTGCTCCAGTGCCGCGTCGAGGATCCGCCGCGCCGTCCGGTCCTCCGGCTCGGGCTGGGAGAGGGCCCGGACGAGCCACGAGTTGTTCGTGTCAGTTCGCATGGTGCTTCTTACGATACCGGCGAACAACTCCCGGAGATTTGATGAGACATCTGTCGTTTCTCTGTAGCTCAGTCCCGGTACAGCTCGGACAGGTGACGGGCGTACTTGTCCTGGATGACCCGGCGCCGCATCTTCAGCGACGGCGTCAGCTCGCCGGTCGCCGGACCCCACTCCTCGGCCAGCAGCTCGTACCACTTGACCTGCTCGGTGCGGTTGAGGCGGGTGTTGGCGGCGGCCACCGCGCGGTCCACCTCCGCCCGGACCGCGGAGTGCGCCGCCAGCCCGGCCGGACCTCCCTCGGCCTCAATGCCGTTGGCCGCGGCCCAGGCGGGGGCGGCCTCCGCGTCGAGCACCAACAGGGCGACCAGGTAGGAGCGGTTGTCGCCGTGCACCATCGCCTGGCCGATCAGCGGGTGTTCCTTGAGCGCGTTCTCCACCAGAGCGGGCGAGACGTTCTTCCCGGTCGAGGTGACGATCATCTCCTTCTTGCGGTCGGTGAGCCACAGGAAGCCGTCCTCGTCGATCCGGCCGATGTCGCCGGTGGCCAGCCAGCCGTCGGCGTCCAGGGCGGAGCGCACCGAGCCGTCCGGGTCGAGGTAGCCGGAGAACACGGACGAGCCCCGCACCAGGATCTCGCCGTCCTCCGCGACGCGGATCTCCACGGACTGCACCGGGCGTCCCACCGAACCGAGCCGGAAGCCGGTCTTCGGACTGTTGCTGGTGGCCACGCCGGTGGTCTCGGTCAGCCCCCAGGCGTCCATGATGACGATGCCGAAACCGGCCCAGAACTTCACCACGTCGACCGACATCGGCGCCGACGCGCTGGCCGACCAGCTCACCCGGTCCAGACCGCCCGCGGCCAGCAAGGGCAGCAGCACGTCCTCGCGGGCGCGGGCATAGCGCTCCTCCAGCTCGGCGGGTGGCGCCTCGCCCCGCTCGCGGTATCCGACGTGCTCACGCGCGACCTCGAACGCCCGGTCGATCACCGCCATCTGCTCGGCCGGCATCAGCGAGAGGACGGCCCGTACGGCGGCGGACAGCTTGTCCCAGATCCTCGGCACGCCGAAGAACTGCGCGGGACGCACCTTGCGCACCACCTCGCCGACGCGCGTCGGGTCGGCGCACAGGTAGACGTGCGAGGCCCGGTGGCAGGGCAGGTAGATGCCCAGCATCCGCTCGGCGATATGAGCGAAGGGCAGGTAGCAGAGGTGCTCGACGTGCGGGGGCAACTCGACCACGGCGTCCAGCGCCAAGGCGTTGGACATCACCGCACGGTGGGTGAGGACGACCCCCTTGGGTTCGCCGGTGGTGCCGGAGGTGTAGACGACGGTCAGCGGATCCTCGGGGCGGGCGGCGTCCAGTTCCTCGGTGAAGCGCTCCGGCACCGGCGCGCGGAGCAGGCCGGCGTACGGGACGTGGCCGTTCTCCGCGCCCGCCTCGGCTACCACCAGCCGCTCCAGCGGGGTCTCGGCATCGGCCAGCAGTGGCTCCCACACCGCCACTTGGGCCGCCCCTTCCACGACGGCCAGGCGGGCCCGGCAGTTGCGGGCGATGTGGGTGATCTGCCCAGGGGCCGCGGTGCCGTAGACACTGACCGGGATCGCGCCGAGGCGGACCAACGCCATGTCCGACAGCCAGTGCTCGGGCCGATTGGACATCATGAGCAGCACGTGGTCGCCACGGCCGACGCCGAGGCCCCGGTAGCCGGCGGCAAGGCTCCGGGTGTGCTCGTGGATCTCCGCCCAGCTCAACGTCGTCCAGCCGCTGTCGCTGTCGGGCTGGGCCGACTGCCAGGAGAGGCCGGGGAGTTGGGGGTACTCGCGTGCGTTCCGGGCCAGCAGCTGCGGCAGCGTCCGGTCGGCCGGGTCGCCGGGCAGGTCGCCGGTGGTGCGGGGCGCCGATGCCATCGGGGCCTCCTTGCGGGTCGGAAGGGAACGTCTGGGGAGACCGGGGCGGGGCACTCCTCGGTGGGGACGGCGCCGGTCGCGGGATCACAGCCAGTTCCTCACACGCTCGATCAACCGAGCGGGATCGGGGCCGACGGGGGTGACGTTGAGCATGGTCACGCCCGACTCACGGAAGGCCTCGACGCGGTCGCGGACATGGCCCTCGGGTCCGGCCAGGCACAGACGCTCCAGCAGTTCGGCCGGTACGGCGGCTTCGGCGTCCTTCTTGCGGCCCGCGAGGTAGTGCTTCTGGATGGCGGCCGCCGCGGACTCGTAGCCGTAGGAGCAGACCAGGTCGTGGTAGAAGTTGCGGCCGGGCGCGCCCATGCCGCCGACGTAGAGGGCGACGGTGGGGCGCATCAGGTCACGGACGGCCGCCGCGTCGTCGCCGATGGCCAGCAGGCCGCCCGCCACGACCGACAGCGGGCCGAGCCCGGGATCGCGCGCGGCGCCGCCCTCGGCGAGGGACCGGCCCCAGACCTGGTCGGCGTGCTCGGGGACGTAGAGGAACGGCAGCCATCCATCGGCGATCTCGGCGGTCATCCGGACGTTGGCCGGGCCCAGCGCCGCGACGTAGAGCGGGATGGTGTCGCGGACCGGGTGGTTGAGCAGCTTCAGCGGTTTGCCGAGGCTCCCGCCCTTCTCCGGTGGCAGCGGCAGATCGGTGATGCCGTGGTGCTCGATCACCTCGCGCCGCCAGATCCGCCGGGACAGCTCGATCACCTCGCGGGTGCGCCCGAGCGGGCGGTCGTAGCGGCGGCCGTGCCAGCCCTCGACGACCTGTGGTCCGGAGGCTCCGATGCCGAGGAGGGCGCGGCCGCAGGTGAGGGCGTCCAGGCCGGCACCGGTCTGGGCGATCAGGGCGGGGGTGCGGGAGTAGACGTTGAGGATGGCCGAGCCGATCCGCATCCGCTCGGTCCGCGCGGCGAGGTATCCCATGATCGTCGGAGAGTCGAAGCCGTACGCCTCGGCCACCCAGACGGCGTCGAGACCCGCGAACTCCAGGGCGGCGGCCTGGTCCGCGGCGGCCCGAGGATCGGCGGCGTACGCCAAGGGCGTGGACAGTTCCATCAGCAGCGGCCCTTCAATGAACCGGAGACTTACTGAGCGCTCGCTAAAAAGTAGGAGTGAGGCGTCGATCGGTCAACTCCCTGTGCCGCACTGGTTTTTATGGGTTGAGGGCGGGGAAGTGGCACCAGGCCGGACGCTGGAATTCACGTTCTCCTGAGCGATCGCTAAGTAGCTGGAAGGAGGGGTGCCGTGCCGAGTCAGGACTCCGCGCCACCGGCGGAGCACTGGCGCTCCTACGGACCGCTCGACCTGCACCCGATCCTGGTGCACGCCATGCGGGCCTTCAACGAACAGGGCTACCACGGCACTTCGGTCCGCGACATCGCCGCCCGGGTCGGCGTCACCGTGCCGGCGCTCTACTACCACTACGAGAACAAGCA
Encoded proteins:
- a CDS encoding glycosyltransferase, which codes for MRVLLMAYGSRGDVEPLVAVAARLRDLGVDVRMCTPPDFAELFDSVGLPLVPIGEPVRPFVKGVLTGKTQAPAEGLPARAAAMTATTYEAVVTAAEGCDVILATGLLPAAAGARTAAEHLGIPYVFVACFPAYLPSPHHPPFERPGRPFPPGVTDNRALWDLDTETMNDLFGTGLNAHRATVGLPPVARFRDYVLTDRPWLAADPVLSPWLEPADLDVVQTGAWFRADDRPLPADVEAFLQAGEPPVYVGFGSIPMRDADGVARAAVEAVRARGRRVLLSRGWADLAVADDQDDCFAVGEANHHALFPRVAAVVHHGGAGTTTTAALAGAPQVVVPQMADQPYWACRVAGLGIGAAHDGPNPTYESLSAVLGVALAPETRVRAAAVAETIRTDGAAVAAKLLLDQVG
- a CDS encoding PadR family transcriptional regulator — translated: MALEHAILVSLLEKPGSGYELARRFERSIGYFWTATHQQIYRVLKRMESDGWIDVRDVAQYGRPDKKEYSVAGPGRAALSAWLHEPTEPESVRHDLAVKVRGAAFDDPSGLISEVERHRQAHTDRLAHYLAGETRDFGEPPADGPLDAERELQYVVLRGGIAYERMMIAWLDDVLATLARFGTDHRSPTTDH
- a CDS encoding acyl-CoA dehydrogenase family protein; protein product: MTDALLFNPRTYDPAHFDPETRRLLRATVDWFEERGKRQLIEDYRTRAWLGDFLAFAAKEGLFATFLTPVSAAGEGEGDKRWDTARIAALNEILGFYGLDYWYAWQVTILGLGPVWQSENPAARARAAELLSQGEVFAFGLSEKAHGADIYSTDMLLEPDGSGGFRATGSKYYIGNGNKAGLVSVFGRRTDVEGPDGYVFFAADSRHPSYHLVKNVVDSSKYVSEFRLEDYPVAAEDVLHTGRAAFDAALNTVNVGKFNLCTASIGICEHAMYEAVTHAQNRILYGRPVTAFPHVRRELTDAYVRLVGMKLFSDRAVDYFRTAGPEDRRYLLFNPMTKMKVTTEGEKVIDLMWDVIAAKGFEKDNYFAQAAVEIRGLPKLEGTVHVNLALILKFMRNHLLDPVAYEPVPARLDAADDDFLFRQGPARGLGSVRFHDWRPAFDAYAHLANVARFREQADALCEFVRTAAPDEKQSRDLDLLLAVGQLFALVVHGQLVLEQAALTGLDEVVLDELFAVLVRDFSAHAVELHGKDSATEQQQLWALGAVRRPVVDGERSERVWQRVEALSGAYEMKP
- a CDS encoding DUF1304 domain-containing protein, coding for MAQVFALLAALAHIVVGALERFFYDRPAVRVFLTTSTADAPEVTLWRSGVAAYNILIGLGLVAGVTALHTGDTTVGRTLIIYLCAFLIASAIIFVVSFPRLWRGALGQGLPPAIALLLVALTH
- a CDS encoding oxygenase MpaB family protein; the protein is MGRYSRLRRIRQLDPQQDFEQIYRWIIHYEFPRDYLHGTSIAFLRDYGVPRISRLLDRTQEFERAGQKRYDDTVLMTYEMVREGMDSEHGRTAARHLNRIHGRYRIPNEDFLYVLATTVVGPKRWIDRFGWRRLCAQETESLALVGRRMGEMMGISGVPDTYAAFERLHDDYEREMFAYDPANRRVAAATLRILASWYPAPARRTASRIALAVLDEPLLKALGFRPEPRWLRAAVHRGFRTRAALIRLLPARPEWLPRKPKARTYPFGWTLDDLGPHWAHSRPPDPLHDETPPEGAAVPARSAAPDAPPQESR
- a CDS encoding aldehyde dehydrogenase family protein yields the protein MTDTTPATAPRAATFTTYSPTTGKPIAEHPVNGPEEVSRAVARARTVQAGWVALPASERREHLLRWKKALASDLDAVAGTIAEETGKPAGDAALEVVLTLEHLGWAARNAQRVLRRRKVGTGLFTAHQRASLVHRPLGVVGVIGPWNYPVYTPMGSIGYALAAGNAVVFKPSELTPATGVRLAESFDAAVPGHAGLLTSVTGAASTGDALARSGVDKLAFTGSPGTARKVMAVCAETLTPFLAECGGKDAVIVTADADADLDAAADAVVWGALSNAGQTCAGVERVYAVREIHAALCERVVERAGAVRPGAEADAAYGPMTLAGQAEIVERHVTGAISAGARALLGGPESVRAPYIAPVVLTGVPEDAAAMTEETFGPVVAINPVTDVDEAVERANASRYALGAAVFCRDRRAGAAIAARLRAGAVSVNSVLGFAAVPALPFGGSQDSGFGRIHGAEGLRAFTSVQSTTVQRFTPPIALTSFGVPAATRERAVRLARALHRRR
- a CDS encoding TetR/AcrR family transcriptional regulator, giving the protein MRTDTNNSWLVRALSQPEPEDRTARRILDAALEQYTLLGLRRSSVDDVAKRAGVSRVTVYRRFQTKDKLVEETLLRELSRFFQRLDAAVAALPTMQERVVEGFVVALRHTRAHPLFGGLLRLEPELVLPYLTVQGGSSLSATVEYLTAHLRRAQQAEGRPDEDPRPLAELMVRVAVSFLLNPASCIEMEDEDQARAFARRYLAPLLDA
- a CDS encoding AMP-dependent synthetase/ligase gives rise to the protein MASAPRTTGDLPGDPADRTLPQLLARNAREYPQLPGLSWQSAQPDSDSGWTTLSWAEIHEHTRSLAAGYRGLGVGRGDHVLLMMSNRPEHWLSDMALVRLGAIPVSVYGTAAPGQITHIARNCRARLAVVEGAAQVAVWEPLLADAETPLERLVVAEAGAENGHVPYAGLLRAPVPERFTEELDAARPEDPLTVVYTSGTTGEPKGVVLTHRAVMSNALALDAVVELPPHVEHLCYLPFAHIAERMLGIYLPCHRASHVYLCADPTRVGEVVRKVRPAQFFGVPRIWDKLSAAVRAVLSLMPAEQMAVIDRAFEVAREHVGYRERGEAPPAELEERYARAREDVLLPLLAAGGLDRVSWSASASAPMSVDVVKFWAGFGIVIMDAWGLTETTGVATSNSPKTGFRLGSVGRPVQSVEIRVAEDGEILVRGSSVFSGYLDPDGSVRSALDADGWLATGDIGRIDEDGFLWLTDRKKEMIVTSTGKNVSPALVENALKEHPLIGQAMVHGDNRSYLVALLVLDAEAAPAWAAANGIEAEGGPAGLAAHSAVRAEVDRAVAAANTRLNRTEQVKWYELLAEEWGPATGELTPSLKMRRRVIQDKYARHLSELYRD
- a CDS encoding LLM class F420-dependent oxidoreductase encodes the protein MELSTPLAYAADPRAAADQAAALEFAGLDAVWVAEAYGFDSPTIMGYLAARTERMRIGSAILNVYSRTPALIAQTGAGLDALTCGRALLGIGASGPQVVEGWHGRRYDRPLGRTREVIELSRRIWRREVIEHHGITDLPLPPEKGGSLGKPLKLLNHPVRDTIPLYVAALGPANVRMTAEIADGWLPFLYVPEHADQVWGRSLAEGGAARDPGLGPLSVVAGGLLAIGDDAAAVRDLMRPTVALYVGGMGAPGRNFYHDLVCSYGYESAAAAIQKHYLAGRKKDAEAAVPAELLERLCLAGPEGHVRDRVEAFRESGVTMLNVTPVGPDPARLIERVRNWL